The following are encoded in a window of Candidatus Methylomirabilota bacterium genomic DNA:
- a CDS encoding DUF308 domain-containing protein, producing the protein MASRPVPMSSGPPRLEQPVQWALGFRAILALLFGLAEGAMLLFAFWLPRITAALMATFFAGFALIDGLVALFAAAWGLTRGGRWRLLACKGLTGVVAGVLVLFFAWWLKPLVVLAWWAIITGVLQVIEAMVLRGSWRGRPLIVATAVISLIFGVLILARPPQDLMTLALHVAAFGLLLGILRVILAFRIQSPDLV; encoded by the coding sequence ATGGCCTCCCGGCCGGTGCCGATGTCGAGCGGTCCGCCGAGGCTGGAGCAGCCGGTGCAGTGGGCGCTCGGCTTCCGCGCGATCCTGGCCCTGCTGTTCGGCCTGGCGGAGGGCGCGATGCTCCTCTTCGCCTTCTGGCTCCCGCGCATCACCGCGGCCCTCATGGCCACGTTCTTCGCCGGCTTCGCGCTCATCGACGGCCTCGTGGCCCTGTTTGCGGCCGCGTGGGGACTCACCCGAGGTGGCCGGTGGCGGCTGCTCGCGTGCAAGGGCCTGACGGGAGTCGTCGCGGGCGTCCTGGTGCTGTTCTTCGCGTGGTGGCTGAAGCCGCTGGTGGTTCTCGCCTGGTGGGCGATCATCACGGGCGTGCTGCAGGTGATCGAGGCCATGGTGTTACGGGGCAGCTGGCGCGGCCGGCCGCTGATCGTGGCCACCGCGGTGATCTCGCTGATCTTCGGGGTGCTGATCCTCGCGCGGCCGCCTCAGGACCTCATGACCCTGGCCCTGCACGTCGCCGCCTTCGGGCTGCTGCTGGGCATCCTGCGCGTGATCCTCGCCTTCCGCATCCAGAGCCCCGACCTGGTCTGA
- a CDS encoding GMC family oxidoreductase N-terminal domain-containing protein, translating into MSADARAEEAQTLRALIDAFRPPACPIGLDAATRRAVEFLAAFRATGSPRASLLDTGLTVLGALLVGTGGRREPVRRRLSAVESSLPPLRDLARFAQRLATVVLYATLDETGRPLAAQALGYEVFEDRPRSRGAAVPSEPRLPRAAIVAPSEPIPDEVYDVVVVGSGAAGSVLAERLTARGRTVALIEAGDYVPERYDGAGAGRPRPHDELDNLLRYYKDAGLQPAAGDCRMVVLQGQCVGGSSVINNAVCFRMPDHRRAEWAREFGAAWAAAPALDEAYDRIAAELRIASVTSAVPDGWVNPSARFLAGGAKALGAEGSLHACSVNIEACLGCGYCNLACAYLRKRTVLQTLLPSAAATGRLRVFAGRRARELVVRTTAYRAEGVRVEPTRGGTDRGTIRGRRVVVAAGAVGSSALLGRTTALAPLELPIGERFSFNFVSPVHADYEAPVRAFDGLQMGHYCVEDLPRDGFVIETWFSPPATQSLALPGWMDDLQANLERYAHYACASPLVGSTAGSKVDARFDPEQIWIRLGSEDLDRLKRGLTRTCELFFASTPSPRRVLVNTLRDWSLTPETYRARIAALDSFGDIQISTAHPQGGNCLSADARGVVRPDFRVHHTRDLYVVDASVFPTSLGVNPHWTVMAMADLAAGHVADD; encoded by the coding sequence GTGAGCGCGGACGCGCGCGCCGAGGAGGCCCAGACCCTCCGCGCGCTGATCGACGCCTTCCGGCCGCCCGCCTGTCCGATCGGCCTCGACGCGGCCACCCGCCGCGCGGTCGAGTTCCTCGCCGCCTTCCGGGCCACCGGCTCCCCGCGCGCGAGCCTGCTCGACACCGGCCTGACCGTGCTCGGCGCGCTCCTGGTCGGCACCGGGGGCCGCCGCGAGCCCGTCCGCCGACGGCTGAGCGCGGTGGAGTCGAGCCTGCCGCCGCTTCGCGACCTCGCGCGATTCGCCCAGCGGCTGGCCACCGTGGTGCTCTACGCCACGCTCGACGAGACGGGCCGGCCGCTCGCCGCGCAGGCCCTCGGCTACGAGGTCTTCGAGGATCGGCCGCGGAGCCGCGGGGCGGCGGTGCCGTCCGAGCCGCGGCTCCCGCGCGCCGCGATCGTCGCGCCGTCCGAGCCGATTCCCGACGAGGTCTACGACGTGGTGGTCGTCGGCTCCGGCGCGGCGGGCTCGGTGCTGGCCGAGCGGCTCACCGCGCGCGGCCGCACGGTGGCCCTGATCGAGGCGGGCGACTACGTGCCGGAGCGCTATGACGGCGCCGGCGCCGGCCGGCCGCGGCCCCACGACGAGCTGGACAACCTGCTCCGCTACTACAAGGACGCCGGGCTGCAGCCCGCCGCGGGCGACTGCCGCATGGTGGTGCTGCAGGGACAATGCGTGGGCGGCTCGAGCGTCATCAACAACGCGGTCTGCTTCCGCATGCCCGATCACCGGCGCGCGGAGTGGGCCCGCGAGTTCGGCGCGGCCTGGGCCGCCGCCCCGGCGCTGGACGAGGCCTACGACCGCATCGCGGCCGAGCTGCGGATCGCCTCCGTCACCTCCGCGGTGCCCGACGGCTGGGTCAATCCGTCGGCGCGCTTCCTGGCCGGCGGCGCCAAGGCCCTCGGCGCCGAAGGGTCGCTGCACGCGTGCTCGGTCAACATCGAAGCGTGCCTCGGCTGCGGCTACTGCAACCTCGCGTGCGCGTACCTGCGCAAGCGCACCGTGCTCCAGACCCTGCTGCCGTCCGCGGCCGCCACCGGCCGCCTGCGCGTCTTCGCGGGGCGGCGGGCGCGCGAGCTCGTGGTGCGCACCACCGCCTACCGCGCCGAGGGCGTGCGGGTCGAGCCCACCCGCGGGGGGACCGATCGCGGGACCATCCGCGGCCGCCGCGTCGTGGTGGCCGCCGGCGCGGTGGGCAGCAGCGCGCTGCTCGGCCGCACGACGGCCCTCGCCCCGCTCGAGCTGCCGATCGGCGAGCGATTCTCGTTCAACTTCGTGAGCCCGGTGCACGCCGACTACGAGGCGCCGGTGCGCGCCTTCGACGGGCTGCAGATGGGCCACTACTGCGTCGAGGATCTGCCCCGCGACGGCTTCGTGATCGAGACGTGGTTCAGCCCGCCCGCGACCCAGTCCCTCGCCCTCCCGGGCTGGATGGACGACCTGCAGGCCAACCTGGAGCGCTACGCCCACTACGCGTGCGCCTCGCCGCTCGTCGGCTCGACCGCGGGCTCGAAGGTCGACGCGCGCTTCGACCCCGAGCAGATCTGGATCCGGCTGGGGAGCGAGGACCTCGATCGGCTCAAGCGGGGCCTGACGCGAACCTGCGAGCTGTTCTTCGCCTCCACTCCGTCGCCGCGGCGCGTGCTCGTCAACACCCTGCGCGACTGGAGTCTGACTCCGGAGACCTACCGCGCGCGCATCGCGGCGCTCGACTCCTTCGGCGACATCCAGATCAGCACCGCCCACCCGCAGGGTGGCAACTGCCTGTCCGCGGATGCGCGCGGTGTCGTCCGGCCCGATTTCCGCGTGCATCACACCCGCGATCTCTACGTGGTCGACGCCAGCGTGTTCCCGACCAGCCTCGGCGTGAACCCGCACTGGACGGTGATGGCGATGGCCGATCTCGCGGCCGGGCACGTCGCCGACGATTGA
- a CDS encoding DUF2950 domain-containing protein has product MRNIGRIAGLLLVLILASSPGPPSDAADAKQRRFTTPEQATTALLDAIKTGDRKALVDVLGAEGRSLVSSGDAIADRNAGQRFGAEYDEAHRIEAGGGKLVLHVGTEDFPFPIPLVPDGPEWRFDTQAGKEEILNRRIGRNELEVIQVCLAYVDAQRDYYSADRNADGLREYAARFASTPGKRDGLYWPTKPGEPLSPLGPLVAQARGEGYRKADGRTPIPYHGYYYRILTAQGPAASDGAYDYVAHGHMIGGFALVAYPAQYGNSGVMTFIVNHEGVVYEKDLGPDTAAVARAMKLYNPDSTWKKA; this is encoded by the coding sequence ATGAGGAACATCGGCAGGATCGCCGGTCTGCTGCTCGTGTTGATCCTGGCCTCGTCGCCGGGGCCGCCAAGCGACGCGGCCGATGCGAAGCAGCGGCGGTTCACGACGCCGGAGCAGGCCACGACCGCGCTGCTGGATGCGATCAAGACGGGCGATCGCAAGGCCCTGGTCGACGTGCTGGGGGCGGAGGGTCGAAGCCTCGTGTCCTCGGGGGATGCGATCGCCGATCGCAACGCCGGTCAGCGATTCGGCGCGGAGTACGACGAGGCGCACCGCATCGAGGCCGGCGGCGGCAAGCTGGTGCTCCACGTGGGCACGGAAGACTTCCCGTTTCCCATTCCGCTCGTCCCGGACGGGCCGGAGTGGCGCTTCGACACCCAGGCGGGCAAGGAGGAGATCCTCAATCGCCGGATCGGGCGCAACGAGCTGGAGGTGATTCAGGTGTGCCTCGCCTACGTCGACGCGCAGCGCGACTACTACTCGGCGGACCGCAATGCCGACGGGCTGCGCGAGTACGCGGCACGATTCGCCAGCACGCCGGGAAAGCGGGACGGCCTCTACTGGCCCACGAAGCCCGGCGAGCCGCTCAGCCCGCTGGGTCCGCTGGTCGCGCAGGCGCGAGGTGAGGGCTATCGCAAGGCCGACGGCCGCACGCCGATCCCCTACCACGGCTACTACTACCGCATCCTGACCGCGCAGGGACCGGCTGCGTCGGACGGGGCGTACGACTACGTGGCGCACGGCCACATGATCGGCGGCTTCGCCCTGGTGGCCTATCCGGCCCAGTATGGCAACTCGGGCGTCATGACGTTCATCGTCAACCACGAGGGCGTCGTCTACGAGAAGGACCTGGGCCCGGACACCGCCGCCGTCGCGCGCGCGATGAAGCTGTACAACCCCGACTCCACCTGGAAGAAGGCATGA
- a CDS encoding GNAT family N-acetyltransferase — protein sequence MAAPPARPAAPALPDAPARAAGTARYHVRLVDSAGDLPAADWATGREIAGHVFMDSRFLGAVEHAFRGQARFFHALVYDEATRPQAWASLCSFPVDVTTLAGPGVQSVVRGIRFALPRLGLLRTFFVGLPVSLGQSHLAIAPGADAAMVIDALGEAVEQAAAREGAWLVVWKEFDESAAARLDPPLRARGYRRAESPPMHELDGRFADFAAYCAALTSHYRSDVRRSERKFRASGLRVVHLRDPEEIRRVYTADVHRLYEAVVARATVKLETLPVEFFRELTRRLPGLVSLTAISDGERIVAFNWGMMDGRVHHFLFCGMDYSVARDADLYFNLMYHQLDDALRRGPERIEVGQTADMFKARLGCRAASRYFYVKGGRPAARAALARAFRLVFPDRPPVPSYAVFRR from the coding sequence GTGGCCGCGCCGCCCGCGCGGCCGGCCGCCCCCGCGCTCCCCGATGCGCCCGCCCGCGCGGCGGGGACGGCCCGCTACCACGTCCGCCTCGTCGACAGTGCCGGCGATCTGCCCGCGGCGGACTGGGCGACGGGCCGTGAGATCGCGGGCCACGTGTTCATGGACTCGCGGTTCCTCGGCGCGGTCGAGCACGCGTTCCGCGGGCAGGCGCGCTTCTTCCACGCGCTCGTGTACGACGAGGCGACGCGCCCGCAGGCGTGGGCCTCGCTCTGCTCGTTCCCGGTCGACGTCACCACGCTGGCCGGGCCCGGCGTGCAGTCCGTCGTGCGCGGCATTCGTTTCGCGCTGCCGCGGCTCGGGCTGCTGCGGACGTTCTTCGTGGGCCTCCCGGTGTCGCTGGGCCAGAGCCATCTCGCCATCGCGCCGGGGGCCGACGCCGCGATGGTGATCGACGCGCTGGGCGAGGCGGTCGAGCAGGCCGCCGCGCGCGAGGGAGCCTGGCTGGTGGTCTGGAAGGAGTTCGACGAATCGGCGGCGGCGCGCCTGGACCCGCCGCTGCGGGCGCGGGGCTACCGCCGCGCGGAGTCCCCGCCGATGCACGAGCTGGACGGCCGCTTCGCCGACTTCGCGGCCTACTGCGCCGCGCTCACCTCGCACTACCGCAGCGACGTCCGCCGCTCCGAGCGGAAGTTCCGCGCCTCCGGGCTGCGCGTCGTCCACCTGCGCGATCCCGAGGAGATCCGGCGCGTCTACACCGCCGACGTGCACCGCCTCTACGAAGCCGTCGTCGCCCGGGCGACCGTGAAGCTCGAGACGCTGCCCGTCGAGTTCTTCCGGGAGCTGACGCGCCGGCTTCCCGGCCTGGTCAGCCTCACCGCGATCTCCGACGGCGAGCGCATCGTCGCCTTCAACTGGGGGATGATGGACGGCCGGGTGCACCACTTCCTGTTCTGCGGGATGGACTACTCCGTCGCACGCGACGCCGATCTGTACTTCAACCTGATGTACCACCAGCTGGACGACGCCCTGCGCCGCGGCCCCGAGCGCATCGAGGTGGGGCAGACCGCCGACATGTTCAAGGCGCGCCTGGGGTGCCGCGCGGCCTCGCGGTACTTCTACGTCAAGGGGGGCCGGCCCGCCGCGCGCGCGGCCCTGGCGCGCGCCTTCCGGCTCGTGTTCCCGGATCGCCCGCCGGTCCCGTCGTACGCCGTCTTCCGCCGATGA
- a CDS encoding SDR family oxidoreductase: MICVVTGATSGIGKETAVALAKGGATVAMVCRTRDRGEAALAEIRRRAGHDAVSLFVADLSSQRAIRAVAAELQAALPRIDVLVNNAGLALRDRLVTEDGFENTFAVNHLAYFLLTRLLQPTLLASAPARVVNVSSEAHRWGSIRFDDLMGEVAYDGWKAYAQSKLANVLFTYELARRLDGTGVTANCLHPGLVGTAFASRGPSLIRILSRLARPLLRSPASGAATSVYLASAPEVATVTGQYFAGRRARRSSPASYDRALAARLWGVSERLVGF, translated from the coding sequence ATGATCTGCGTGGTCACCGGCGCGACCTCGGGGATCGGCAAGGAGACCGCGGTCGCGCTCGCCAAGGGCGGCGCCACCGTCGCGATGGTCTGCCGCACGCGCGACCGGGGCGAGGCCGCGCTCGCCGAGATCCGGCGCCGCGCCGGCCACGACGCGGTCTCGCTCTTCGTCGCCGACCTGTCGTCGCAGCGGGCGATCCGGGCGGTGGCCGCGGAGCTGCAGGCCGCGCTGCCGCGCATCGACGTCCTGGTCAACAACGCCGGGCTGGCCCTGCGCGACCGCCTCGTCACCGAGGACGGCTTCGAGAACACCTTCGCGGTGAACCACCTCGCGTACTTCCTGCTGACGCGCCTGCTCCAGCCCACGCTCCTGGCCAGCGCTCCCGCACGCGTGGTCAACGTCTCCTCGGAGGCGCATCGCTGGGGCTCGATCCGCTTCGACGACCTCATGGGCGAGGTGGCGTACGACGGCTGGAAGGCCTACGCGCAGTCGAAGCTCGCCAACGTCCTGTTCACCTACGAGCTGGCGCGACGACTGGACGGCACCGGGGTGACCGCGAACTGCCTGCACCCGGGCCTGGTCGGCACCGCGTTCGCCAGCCGTGGGCCGTCCCTCATTCGCATCCTCTCGCGGCTCGCGCGCCCGCTCCTGCGCAGCCCGGCGAGCGGCGCGGCCACGTCGGTGTACCTGGCCTCGGCGCCCGAGGTGGCGACGGTGACCGGTCAATACTTCGCGGGCCGGCGGGCGCGCCGCTCGAGCCCGGCGTCCTACGATCGGGCGCTGGCCGCGCGGCTGTGGGGAGTGAGCGAGCGCCTGGTCGGGTTCTGA
- a CDS encoding aminotransferase class III-fold pyridoxal phosphate-dependent enzyme, with protein MISARAGSANGSAPDPAIVEREHDEGSRDPVDAYGHFCRPGVVPLLSAIGLDAVYERAQGDTIWMRRDGLLVPVVDLVGGYGANLFGHHHPDLVAAARHCFDQQVPFQAQASIRAGAARLAEALCRRLGDYVVTLTNSGTESVEAAIKHALLERPRPTLWAVRGAFHGKTLGSIQFTWSYREPYQGRGPQVRFLDPHDPEDWKAAAAEIDSVSAILLEPVAGEGGIRQLPSAFVEWVMATCPPAGVPIIVDEIQSGMGRTGTFLASETLGLAADYLCLSKSLGGGIAKIGALLVRRSRFVNEFSLRHTSTFAEDEYACAIALEALRLIDRDDLPARCRARGAFLLAALRGVQARFPDQVKDVRGFGLMVGFELHDHADARSYSLRMLSRQSYLGYVASAYLLNVHRVRVAPTLGDPRTLRLEPSAYVSEEALARFVRGVEELCALLRAENVAAIAGHTVGFMGGATTEGPVAPRPDVQEDPRTARRVGFIGHLLLDEHVTMVDPSYRSFSPAGLEEYLDRTAPIVDPMVFDRIHVRSLTGEEVHLSFVGLDITSRQFARARDAKNSRWIAEKIEAAVQVAKDAGCSAVGFGGYTSIVTANCRRVRTNGVALTTGNALTVGMGVAALREAARRRGIDPAASRLAVVGAAGNIASTYAVLMAPEVREVVLVVRNLRSPKIAPIVAAVEAAAPGRVVRVVDDLAALTGCPLIVSASNTPEPLIHPRHLGRGPAVICDISLPADVSDAVAAERPDVLVVTGGVVRLPLDTHFSVGGVPLPPGHVFACMAETLLMGLEGTWKATSIGPVTAESVRHAMAMAEKHGFTVGDVGANTSAARLMGLGSSQHQRPRTA; from the coding sequence GTGATCTCCGCGCGCGCGGGCTCGGCGAACGGATCGGCTCCGGATCCGGCGATCGTCGAACGCGAGCACGACGAGGGCTCCCGCGATCCGGTCGACGCCTACGGTCATTTCTGCCGTCCCGGCGTCGTGCCGCTGCTCTCCGCCATCGGGCTCGATGCGGTCTACGAGCGCGCGCAGGGCGACACCATCTGGATGCGGCGCGACGGGCTGCTCGTCCCCGTCGTCGATCTGGTGGGCGGCTACGGGGCGAACCTGTTCGGCCACCACCATCCAGACCTGGTGGCCGCCGCCCGCCACTGCTTCGACCAGCAGGTTCCCTTCCAGGCGCAGGCCTCGATCCGCGCCGGCGCGGCCCGCCTCGCCGAGGCGCTCTGCCGGCGGCTCGGCGACTACGTGGTGACCCTGACCAACTCGGGGACCGAGAGCGTCGAGGCCGCGATCAAGCACGCCCTGCTGGAGCGCCCGCGGCCGACGCTGTGGGCGGTGCGCGGCGCGTTTCACGGCAAGACGCTGGGATCGATCCAGTTCACGTGGTCCTATCGCGAGCCCTATCAGGGGCGCGGCCCGCAGGTGCGCTTCCTCGATCCCCACGATCCCGAGGACTGGAAGGCGGCGGCGGCCGAGATCGATTCGGTCTCGGCGATCCTGCTGGAGCCGGTGGCCGGAGAGGGAGGCATCCGGCAGCTGCCGTCGGCGTTCGTGGAGTGGGTGATGGCGACCTGCCCTCCGGCCGGCGTCCCCATCATCGTCGACGAGATCCAGAGCGGCATGGGTCGCACCGGCACGTTCCTCGCGTCCGAAACCCTCGGGCTCGCGGCGGACTATCTCTGCCTCTCGAAGTCGCTGGGCGGCGGCATCGCCAAGATCGGCGCACTCCTCGTCCGGCGGAGCCGCTTCGTGAACGAGTTCTCGCTCCGCCACACCTCGACCTTCGCGGAGGACGAGTACGCCTGCGCGATCGCGCTCGAGGCCCTCCGCCTCATCGACCGCGACGACCTGCCCGCCCGCTGCCGGGCCCGCGGCGCGTTCCTGCTCGCCGCGCTGCGTGGAGTCCAGGCGCGCTTCCCCGACCAGGTGAAGGACGTTCGCGGGTTCGGGCTCATGGTGGGGTTCGAGCTGCACGACCACGCCGACGCGAGGTCGTACAGCCTGCGGATGCTCTCGCGCCAGAGCTACCTCGGCTACGTCGCGTCGGCCTACCTGCTGAACGTCCATCGCGTGCGGGTGGCCCCGACCCTCGGCGATCCGAGGACCCTGCGGCTCGAGCCCTCGGCCTACGTCAGCGAGGAGGCGCTCGCCCGGTTCGTGCGGGGCGTCGAGGAGCTGTGCGCGCTGCTGCGCGCCGAGAACGTGGCCGCGATCGCCGGGCACACCGTGGGCTTCATGGGCGGCGCGACGACGGAGGGCCCGGTCGCGCCCCGTCCGGATGTCCAGGAGGACCCGCGCACCGCGCGGCGGGTCGGCTTCATCGGCCATCTGCTGCTCGACGAGCACGTGACCATGGTGGATCCCTCGTATCGATCCTTCTCCCCGGCCGGGCTCGAGGAGTACCTCGATCGGACCGCGCCCATCGTGGACCCGATGGTCTTCGATCGCATCCACGTCCGCTCGCTGACCGGCGAGGAGGTCCACCTGAGCTTCGTCGGGCTCGACATCACGTCGCGGCAGTTCGCCCGCGCGCGGGACGCGAAGAACTCCCGCTGGATCGCCGAGAAGATCGAGGCGGCGGTCCAGGTCGCGAAGGACGCCGGCTGCAGCGCGGTCGGGTTCGGCGGCTACACCTCGATCGTGACCGCGAACTGCCGGCGCGTCCGCACGAACGGCGTCGCGCTGACCACCGGAAACGCGCTGACCGTCGGCATGGGCGTGGCCGCGCTGCGCGAGGCCGCGCGCCGGCGCGGCATCGATCCGGCCGCGAGCCGGCTCGCGGTGGTGGGGGCGGCCGGCAACATCGCGAGCACCTACGCGGTGCTGATGGCCCCCGAGGTGCGTGAGGTCGTGCTGGTGGTGCGGAACCTGCGCTCCCCGAAGATTGCCCCCATCGTGGCCGCGGTGGAGGCCGCCGCCCCCGGCCGCGTCGTCCGGGTGGTGGACGATCTCGCCGCGCTGACCGGCTGCCCGCTCATCGTGTCGGCGTCGAACACCCCGGAGCCGCTCATCCACCCGCGTCACCTCGGCCGCGGCCCCGCGGTGATCTGCGACATCTCGCTGCCCGCCGACGTGTCCGACGCGGTCGCGGCCGAGCGGCCCGACGTGCTGGTGGTGACCGGCGGCGTGGTGCGGCTGCCGCTGGACACGCACTTCTCGGTCGGCGGGGTCCCGCTCCCGCCCGGGCACGTGTTCGCCTGCATGGCCGAGACCCTGCTCATGGGCCTCGAGGGGACGTGGAAGGCCACGTCGATCGGACCGGTGACCGCCGAGAGCGTCCGGCACGCGATGGCGATGGCGGAGAAGCACGGCTTCACGGTGGGCGACGTCGGCGCGAACACCTCCGCCGCACGCTTGATGGGCCTCGGGTCCTCGCAGCACCAGCGGCCGCGGACTGCCTGA
- a CDS encoding N-acetyltransferase: MTSPVEVIALDPSRRAHRRRFIAVPARLYRGDPRYVPPLRRDVHRLLDPAINPWHRHAEIALFVARRGREIVGRIAAAHDRRQDPMPPERTGVFGFFESVDDSACAGALLGAAERWARERGLAAIRGPISPSMDDECGCLVEGFDSPPVVQMPYNPPYHARLLEQAGYGKEQDLLAYEFLSSQEVRPPIARIADAIEASDDFRLRRVDLRRFDDEVLIVQRIYNSAWERNWGFMPLDPAEIAWRARTLKQIIDPRFALFVEARRGEAFEPVAFGLAVPDVNEILIRLKGRLTPLAVFQLLRGLRRVSCIRVILLGVVAEYRRRGLEAVLIREIHRRAARDGIARAELSWVLEDNVLMNRTIKKAGGRHYKTYRIFVKRLSP, translated from the coding sequence ATGACCTCACCGGTGGAGGTGATCGCGCTGGACCCGTCGCGGCGCGCCCACCGTCGCCGGTTCATCGCGGTGCCGGCCCGTCTCTACCGCGGCGATCCCCGGTACGTTCCTCCACTGCGCCGCGACGTTCATCGGCTGCTCGATCCGGCGATCAATCCCTGGCACCGCCACGCCGAGATCGCCCTGTTCGTCGCGCGCCGCGGGCGCGAGATCGTGGGGCGGATCGCCGCGGCTCACGATCGCCGGCAGGACCCGATGCCGCCGGAGCGGACCGGCGTCTTCGGCTTCTTCGAATCCGTCGACGATTCGGCGTGCGCGGGCGCGCTGCTGGGTGCCGCCGAGCGGTGGGCGCGCGAGCGCGGGCTGGCCGCGATCCGCGGCCCGATCAGCCCGTCCATGGACGACGAGTGCGGCTGCCTGGTGGAGGGCTTCGACTCGCCGCCGGTCGTCCAGATGCCGTACAACCCGCCGTATCACGCACGGCTGCTGGAGCAGGCCGGCTATGGGAAGGAGCAGGACCTGCTGGCCTACGAGTTCCTGTCGAGCCAGGAGGTGCGACCGCCGATCGCCCGCATCGCCGACGCGATCGAGGCGAGCGACGACTTCCGGCTTCGCCGCGTGGACCTGCGCCGCTTCGACGACGAGGTCCTGATCGTGCAGCGCATCTACAACTCGGCGTGGGAGCGGAACTGGGGCTTCATGCCGCTCGATCCCGCCGAGATCGCCTGGCGGGCCCGGACGCTCAAGCAGATCATCGACCCGCGATTCGCCCTCTTCGTCGAGGCCCGTCGCGGCGAGGCGTTCGAGCCGGTGGCCTTCGGTCTGGCGGTCCCGGACGTCAACGAGATCCTCATCCGCCTCAAGGGCCGGCTCACCCCGCTGGCCGTCTTCCAGCTCCTGCGAGGATTGCGGCGCGTCAGCTGCATCCGCGTGATTTTGCTCGGCGTTGTCGCCGAGTACCGCCGGCGGGGCCTCGAGGCGGTGCTCATCCGCGAGATCCACCGGCGAGCTGCGCGGGACGGCATCGCGCGCGCCGAGCTGTCGTGGGTGCTGGAGGATAACGTTCTCATGAACCGCACGATCAAGAAGGCGGGAGGCCGCCACTACAAGACCTATCGGATCTTCGTGAAGCGGCTCTCACCGTGA
- a CDS encoding DUF3300 domain-containing protein, which translates to MRLTDKTIAWVTVLLLVVPPLAPAQTPPPPPAGPAPAAPPPGSAPSGAPALQANPFTAEQLDQLTAPIALYPDQLIAQVLMAATYPLEVVQAARFMKDNASLKGDALNEALKQYDWDDAVKSLVTFPQVLSMMDSKLDWTQKIGDAFLAQQKDVLDSIQRLRQRAQASGNLKSTPEQTVTVEPAPASSSTVVVQQQPAQVITIAPTNPQVVYVPTYNPTTAYGAWPYPAYPPYAYYPPGYMAGAAMFSFAAGVAVGGALWGNCNWGGGEVDVDVNKNNNFTKNVNRTDVAAKRTERQTNRQSQSWQHNPENRKGAQYRDQATQQKYNRGGDRQAAQSREDFRGRADQGRQDVGGGRGQGGAGGDRPGGGAGGERPATADRPGGGDRPGGGDRPGGGDRPGGGAGGQRPATADRPGGGDRGGAGGGAGGRAEGGFGGGGGGQARGGGGGGSAFQGMGQGGGSAQNFSNRGQSSRQSMGSSRNAATRPSGGFSGGGGGGGARGGGGGGGGRGGGRR; encoded by the coding sequence GTGCGCCTGACTGACAAGACCATTGCCTGGGTGACCGTGCTTCTCCTGGTCGTGCCGCCGCTGGCACCGGCTCAGACGCCACCGCCGCCTCCCGCCGGCCCGGCTCCCGCTGCCCCGCCGCCAGGTAGCGCGCCCTCTGGCGCCCCCGCGCTGCAGGCCAACCCGTTCACGGCCGAGCAGCTCGATCAGCTGACGGCGCCGATCGCGCTCTACCCGGACCAGCTGATCGCGCAGGTCCTGATGGCCGCGACCTATCCGCTCGAGGTCGTGCAGGCCGCGCGCTTCATGAAGGACAATGCGAGCCTCAAGGGCGATGCCCTGAACGAGGCGCTCAAGCAGTACGACTGGGACGACGCGGTCAAGTCCCTCGTCACGTTCCCGCAGGTGCTGTCGATGATGGACAGCAAGCTCGACTGGACACAGAAGATCGGCGATGCGTTCCTCGCGCAGCAGAAGGACGTGCTGGATTCGATCCAGCGCCTGCGGCAGCGCGCGCAGGCCTCGGGCAATCTCAAGAGCACGCCCGAGCAAACCGTCACGGTGGAACCTGCTCCGGCCTCATCCTCGACGGTGGTCGTGCAGCAGCAGCCGGCCCAGGTCATCACGATCGCCCCGACCAACCCGCAGGTGGTGTACGTGCCCACGTACAACCCGACCACGGCCTACGGGGCCTGGCCATATCCGGCCTATCCGCCGTACGCCTACTATCCTCCGGGCTACATGGCGGGCGCCGCGATGTTCTCCTTCGCGGCCGGCGTGGCCGTGGGCGGCGCGCTCTGGGGCAATTGCAACTGGGGCGGCGGCGAGGTGGACGTCGACGTGAACAAGAACAACAACTTCACGAAGAACGTGAACCGGACCGATGTGGCCGCCAAGCGAACCGAGCGGCAGACGAACCGGCAGAGCCAGAGCTGGCAGCACAACCCCGAGAACCGCAAGGGCGCCCAGTATCGGGACCAGGCGACCCAGCAGAAATACAATCGCGGCGGCGATCGGCAGGCGGCCCAGTCCCGGGAGGACTTCCGCGGACGCGCCGACCAGGGGCGGCAGGACGTCGGCGGCGGAAGAGGTCAGGGCGGCGCCGGCGGCGACCGGCCGGGCGGCGGCGCGGGTGGCGAGCGTCCCGCGACCGCTGACCGACCGGGTGGTGGTGACCGACCCGGTGGTGGCGATCGACCCGGCGGCGGTGACCGGCCGGGCGGCGGCGCGGGCGGGCAACGTCCGGCCACGGCTGATCGGCCCGGGGGTGGTGATCGCGGCGGAGCAGGCGGTGGCGCGGGCGGGCGAGCGGAGGGCGGATTCGGCGGCGGTGGTGGGGGCCAGGCCCGAGGCGGAGGCGGTGGCGGCAGCGCTTTCCAGGGCATGGGGCAGGGCGGCGGCTCCGCACAGAACTTCAGCAATCGCGGTCAGTCGAGCCGCCAGAGCATGGGCTCCTCGCGCAACGCCGCCACGAGGCCGTCGGGGGGCTTCAGCGGGGGCGGCGGCGGCGGTGGCGCTCGTGGCGGCGGGGGCGGCGGCGGCGGTCGCGGAGGAGGACGGCGATGA